GGAAGGATGACCCAGGACAGAGCCAAGAACCTAGAGAGCCGAGTCCAGAGCCTCCGAGGGCCACCCCTGGAGGACTAGCACCAGGCAACACCAATGGGCCCTCATCCGGGAAGCGTCCCCGCAGGACAGCAGGCTGACTAGCACCTGCACACCCACTGCGTTTCCGAGTTTCCACTGACCGTGAATGCTACACACTTTCcaactcttccttttttaaatttttattttttttattgttttagagattttatttatgtatttgagagcgagagagcactaGAAAGAGAGAACTCGCACAAATaggggtcagaggcagagggacaagcagactcccctgctgggcagggaggctgaCCCCTGGCTCAAGgtcagcctgacatggggctcgatcccaggacccgagatcatgatctgagccagaggcagacgcttaactgaccgagccacccaggcagccccatctcttcctttcttcaaataaacGTTTTAGTTTAGAGTGAATTAAGGTCAGCGGAAGAGTTGCAGCTGTAACGCGAAGTCTTCCTGTCAGTCTTCCGTCACCTCCCCCAAGGGCAGCGTGGAGGTCTCTAGGGGCTTCGGTCACAGCCAGGAAGCCGCTCCGGTGTGTGACTCCTGGCTCCACTCCAGGCTTCATCTggagttcacttttttttaacggacattttcttttttcaggaacCAGTTCAAGTGACCACAGTGCATTCAGTCTCCTTACTTCCCGTGGTCTGACAATTTCTgcaatttctgtcttttgttctttctcatgaccttgacagttttgaggagtccTGGTCACTTTTGTGGAATGTCCTTCAGCTGGGATTTGTCGGATAGTCTCTGGTGATTAGCCTGGAGTTCTGGGTTTGCGGGGGAGACCTCAGAAGGGacgtggccttttttttttttttttttaagattttatttcttcctttgagagatcgagcacaagcaggggaagaggcagaggcagagggagaagcagactccccaaggagcagggagccctgttgtgggactcgatcccaggacctggagatcatgagctgagctttAGTCAGACACTCAACATGTGAACCCCCCGGGCGCCCCATGATGCGATCTCCGTGCACCACAGCGGACGGACAGTCTGTCCACCTGACTTCGAGCCGGTGATGTTGATCTTCACACTTGCTTGCAGTGGTGTCTGCTGGGGTTTTCTCCTGTAAAGTTACTATGTTTCCTTTCCCATACTCTAGTCTTTGGCTGCAAGTCACCAAATCCAGCCCACGCTCAAGGCTTCCCCCATTTTAATAGAAGTGTCGATGGAAGACATTGTGTCCCTGTCTCATTAATGTACATTGTGTGTGTAGAGAAAgagaacttttccttttttagctcATGGTTCTCTGCACTGAGGCCCCACACAGCTGTCTACATCCAAGGAAGGCTGCCCGAGCAACATCTCTGGACCTGGACCTAACTGAGATAGAAGACCCTGGACCGGAGGTCTGAGCCGGGGACTGTGAGGAGATACTGACAGTCCTGGGAGAGGCCCGCGATGGACTGCGGTGGACTTCCCACATTCATGAGCCTATAAAACTCCTGGTTCTCGTGTCCTCGCTAGACCCTTTCCACACTGACTCGGGGCTTGGACGTGTGACTTGCTTGGCAATGGGACATGAGCACAAGTGATGCACGCAGAGGCTTATGGGATTGGAGCCCACGGGGGCTAGTTCTCTGGGAAAGCAGTAGCAAAACAGTCTCCTGAAAGACGAGATACCACTTGAAAAGAGGCCCTGGAAGATGGGGACCCGCTGGGACATCGGGGCCCAGGTCGAGCCTCCAGCCGACGCGGCCACACGAGCAGCACCAGCTTCAGGTGTGGCCCGGGAcggcccagctgagcccagcctgcGCCCGAAACCGTGAGCGTCTGCTGCCGTGAGCCTTACGTTTCCAGGGGTTGCTGATGTACCAGTGGAGAATGAAGCTTTTTGTTCTTTGTCCTCAACTTCTGTCCCCACACTCTGCCCTTCCCGCTCAAGTCCCATAGTCCAAAACTAATCATTTCCCCAAACTCCACACTCGTACTATATTGTCCTTACTAATTCCCAACCCTTGTTAGACCAAACCACCGTCCTACTCCATACCTGCATCcaagcagccagagaaaacataaaagcaCACTCACTCATTCTTTAAATTTATGAACACAGGGCCTCTGGGGggttcagtcggtgaagtgtctgccttcggctcaggtcatgatccccgagtcctgggaccgagccctgagctcagggctccctgctcagtggggagcctgcttctccctctccctctgcttgtgtgtgctctctctctctgttaaataaattaaaatgcttaaattttttttttaatttacaacaCACATCTAAAACTAGGCTCTGCACACAAccagaaagtcttttttttaagattttatttttttttaagattttatttatgtatctgacagagacagagagagatcacaagcaggcagagaggcaggcagagaaagagggggaagcaggctccctgctgagcagagaacccgatgtggggctcaatcccaggaccctgagatcatgacccgagccaagggcagaggccacccagacgcccccaaccagaaaatcttaaaacactttttttatcCGCTCCATCTCCCCTTCTCCGGGCAGAGGTTCCACAACTTGCCTTCCCCCTTCCTTGaagcttcccaccccaccccctcctgaagctaattatctttttttttttttttttcattcaaatcaGGGGCTTAGCTACAAGTGTTAGAAAACCCCAAATAACAATAGCTTGCACCagaagtttttctcttttgaaaagagGTGAGCCTGAGCcgtctggagtggggggtgggctgCAGGCTTCAAGCTCCTCAGCTCAGTCTTGCCGCTGTCCTCCGCCCCTGCGGGCTACCTCACAGCCCAAGATGGCTGCGTGCGCTCCAGTCATTGTGGGCACGTTCTAGGCCATAGGGGCAAAAAAGGAACTGGCAAAGATAGGCAAACCCCTCCCTTTAAGGACATGTTTGGAGATTTTACGTACTGATTCTTATATCACACTGGCCAGGAATTAGTCTCAAGACCACACATATCTGTCTGTAATGCAGGCAATGCAGTCTTTCTTCTGCGGGACCATATGCCTAGTTAAACATGGGGGGAGGGATTCTTTTTAAGGAACAAGTGGAGGATGGGTAAAGAGATCCTGCTTGCAGTCACAAACTGTTCCCgatcctttcctcttctgcccgGCCCAGAAATTCCTTCCTGCATCACACCCTTTACGCTGCCGTCCCCAGGCTCGGACGCTCTTCCCCAGAGCTCCCCACGGCCCCCAGCTCCTTCTCAGCTCAAATGCTGGATCCTTGGAAAGGTCTTCCCTGGTCCCCCTAGTTCGGGGGACACCATCCTCCCTCCCTGACCACTTGGGCAGTATCCAAGTTAGCTCTTCAGTGTCCCCCACTGAAGCACGCACCGATCTGAGCGGCCCCGGAGCCCAAGGGAAAGGCACGCCTTCCTAACCCATTCTAGCTTAGCCAAAAGCCACTcccccagccagcccagccccacgGCCCGCGTCTCCCCTCCTCAGCTTCCTCCATGACATTGTCCCTCAACCTGTCCCAAGCCCATCGCTGCCGGGCTCCTCCGCCCCCTCCAGCCTGTCCCCTGGTAAAAGCAGGGCACTCTCAGTCTGGGAGTAACTTgggcccttctttttttttttttagattttatttatttgagagagagcacgcacatacgagggaagaggggaaggctCCATACTGACCTGGGagaccagtgtggggcttgaactcaggaccccaggatcatgacctgagccggaggcagacacccaaccaattaggccacctaggcgccccttagGCCCTATCTTCTGACTGGCGAGAAGACCCTGCTCTTGGGCCGTGGGACTGGCTAAAGCAACTCCAGCAGTTCCCAGACCCTGCCCACGACAGCAGGGATGCGCATGCGCCCACAGGCTTTGGCCAGCCTCGGGAGCAGCAGTTGACCAGAGAGGGATTCTGAGCCCTGGTTCCAGCCAGGACCAGATTCCTAGCACGTGACCTGGGCAGTCACACGGGACCCCAAGCTCAGAAGAGCCCATActgggttttgttctttgtttgtttattaagtaaactctacccccagtgtggggcttgaactcacaatcctgagaccaagATTCACAGGCTCTACCGACGGAGCCCAGGAACGCCCCACACTGTGCTTAATGCTTTAGCATCTCCTTCTggaattcttgtttttaaaacagattttatttatttatttatgtaagagagCGCACCCAAGAGAGATTGAGCGAGCACGTGTGTGAGTGCAGGaccagggtgaggggcaggggcagggggactggggggaagcaggggagcaggctcctcgctgagcagggaggctgatgcttGGCTCAGTCCCAGTCCCAGGATCACAAGGGgagccaaacccactgagccacacaggcaccctcttCTGGacacttaataattttttatcaaGAGGCTCTGTGTTCTCATTCTACTTGGGGCTCTGCCAATTATGCAGCTGGTTCTGGTCCTAGGGACATCATGGACACAAAGCCCAATGACCTGGGTCACCAGGATGGCCCTGAGGAAAGATGTTGACCAGGACAGCCACATGGACAGTGCCAGTTGCCCCTCCTCCTGAGTCCCCAGTGGCCCACTGCCCTCTGCTCCAGGAGCGGCTCCCAAGTGGTGGGAATGCCCACTGGACAAGGCAATATGGGGCTGGAGGTCCAGCAGGCCTGGAACCCTGGCCTAGGGCTCTGCAGCAGCGACTCCAGGGACGGTCTAGTCCAAGACGTACCCCCAGGCACAAGGCTGGACCTGTGGCTGTGGCCCATCCCACTGCCGACTGGACTAGGAAGTGACTCAGACTGACCCCATTCTGACTGCTAGATGCGGCTTATTGGTCCGCACTTCGGAGGCTaggaggacagggaagggctGCTGATGGCGCGACAGGCAGCCTGTCCTGCCCCGAGGAGTCCAGATGCCTGGAGGGGCTACCAGCCCGGACTCTCCCTGCTTCCAACCCAACTCCAAGATTTGCTCCCTGGCAGGCTCCCTGAGGTCCTGAGAGGTGTGCACCAGGGGGAGACCATGGAGcggctgccccccaccctgcacgCCCATGGAGGAAACACTTGTCTGGAAGCAAGAGATGGCTTTACTGAGAGGGAGACTAGCAGTGGGGTGAAGGGGAGAGACTGGCCGGGAAGGGAGAGTGTGGTCTGGGGGTTGCCTATGGTGTCACACGTCCAGGTAGGACTGGAAGCTCCGTCTCTTGTAAGTGCCCGGCTTGCGCTGCAGGATGCCAGGGCTGAATGTGGCCCCCAGCGGCCAGTGGCGGACGACGTGCCTGTACGAGGTGGCCAAGCAGTCAAAGTAGTTAATGTTGAGCTTCCGGGCAATGTGACGGCCCAGGTATTCCATCTGCTGTGGGAACAGGCGGCGGTCAGGAGGAGACCAGTAAGCTCGGGTGCCCCCTCCACCAGCTGCCCGCGCTAAGGCCGGGGCACCCACAGCAGGGTGTTCCGGCTCAGCTGAAAAAGGCCCCATCCTAAGACCCTAAGCACTGGCAGGCCTCCTGCAGCACGGAGCAGGGGAGTGGAGTGTGTCTGGGGTCCCGGGGCGGGCTGGAGCAGACCCACCTGGTAACGCTCGGACAGCTGCACCAACACCAGCGGCTCGAGCTGGTGGCCGCACAGAACCAACTGGAAGAAGCACCTTCCGTAGGCTGGAGAGGGGCGAGCAGCTCAGCCAGGGGCGCTGGGGCCCGCGGGGGCTCTGGGGAGCGAGcgcagaggggctgggggcgcAGGGCAGAAGGTCGGCTCGcccgcacccccccgcccccgcccagtcCCCAAGCTGCTTCCTTGCACACCAGCCCCCGCCCGCGGCCGCGCCCGCTTCACCGTCGGAGCTGAGCGCCAGGCGCACGTAGACCAGGTGCATGGGCCCCTGGCACACGGTGCGGCCCTGGATGGAGAAGTGGTAGGTGCCGCGCGTGTGGTTCAGCACCAGGCGGCGACGCGGCAGGGACGAGATCAGGAGCCACAGGCCAACGACCACGCCGCACGCGGGGAAGCCCCACGTCTCCTGCTTAAGCACCTGCGGGAGCCGCGGGGGCCTCAGCTGCCAAAGGGCGTGGGGGGGTCTGGAGGGGGGTGCCCGGAGGGGGTCCAGGGCCGGGAGgccggcgggggaggggtgcGCGGAGGGGGGGGTCAGCCCCGGGAGGCCCGCGGGGGCGGGGTGCGCGGAGGGGGGGGCCGCCCCCGGGAGGCCCGCGGGGGCGGGGTGCGCGGAGCACACCTGGCTCACGAGGCCGAAGCTGACGAGGACGAGGCAGACGACGAAGAGCAGAGCGCCCTTCCACAGCGTGTCCAGGTAGTACTCGAGCACGAAGACTGCGGGCGGCGGCGCGTGAGCCTGGCTGGGCCCTGCAGGCGCCGCCGTCTCCGGACGCCCCCGGCTTGGCCCCGCCCCCGCTCCAATCAGATCCCGGGGCCAGCCCCCGCCCTGCCCAAGCGGGACTGGACCCCGCGGGGGTTCAGCAGGGCTCCGCGCGCACCATTGGGCTGCTGCTGGGTAAACGGGTAGAAGCTGTCGTGCTTAAGGCGCTGGGCCAGGTGGCGCTCCGTGCAGAAGAGTCCCAGGGCCCAGAGCTGGAAGGGCTTGCCCCCGGAGGTCGTGGGCAGGCCGCGCACGCGGCCCCTGGGGACCTGGGTTAGGAACAGAGTCAGCTGGGCTGCTGGTAGGTCGCCAGCACCCGGGGCTCGCGGTCGGACTGACCTGGTACCACGAAGGCTCCAGGGCTGCCCTTCAGGAAGGCTTTCAAAAGGCAGAAGAGCAACACCAGCTGAGGCAGTGGCCTAGGCTGGGCGCGGCCTGGGTTCTAGAAGTTCTGAGCAGCGTGTTCTAGAAGGGGCTGTTGTTGACTACCCCTTCTGCAGGGAGTCCCCGGGTCTGGCCCGGAAGTGAGCATGCGCTTCCCCACGAGTCCCCACACCACCCAGCGCCACCCTCCTTGGCTTGGTTCGCAGTCCTCACCCGAAGGAGGGTGGCAAGACATCCCAGGCTGGAGGTGGAGAGAAATCgcaggcaggctccccacacTGAACCCCACCGCTGAGCAGCCCGCCCCCCCATCACCACTTTTGCCTAGGAAGACCTTGGACCACAACCACAGACCGCTCACCTCCGTGTCCGAGGGCAGGACACACACTCGGGTCCAGGACTCAGGCCCAGGGAGGAGTGAGTGAGGGATGACCACAGGCAGCCTCAGGCACCCTGGGAGgccacccccaccctaccccacagGCTCTCCGCCAGTTCCAGCCTTAGATGCTTCCTTAGATGCTTCAGGTACGAGACCTGTCCTCTCATCCCCACCCGAAGGACCACACAGAGttcctaaaatgttttattgtaaCAAAACGCTCAATCATCCCGAACATGTAAAGGGTGGAGGGCACCGGTGGCCACCTGAGCGCCCGGGGTCCGGGACTGCCTAGCCAGAGGAGGGGAGGCTGGTAAGCAGCTGCTCGAGGCACCACTGGACTTCCTCCTGGCCTCGGTAGGCCCGCTTCAGGCCCCGAGGGAGGCAGCGGCAGGACTCCAGGTTGAGGTAGAGCAGGCCTGGGCAACTGCTGATCACAGAGCTGGAAGGGCAGAGCAGGCCATGGGGACCAGAGCCACTGGTTCCTGGAAGACCTGGGCCCTGGCAGGGGTAGGCCAGCATAAGGAGCCCTCTCTGCCCAGGCGCCACGGCTGGCTctgccacccagaggccccaaggCCCAAGCCCAATACCCATGGTGTCCCTAAGGGCCATCCAAAGCACGGGCCAGCCAATGTGTGCTCCCCTTTGGACCCTCGAAGCTTGCAAGCCAGGCCTGTTGGGGAGGCAAGCCATACCGACTCCAAGGGACAGGGGAAGGGGATGCTGACCTGACCGTGCTTGGTGTGACCCGGGTGCCCCTGAGGTTGACAGAGCATAAGGCGGGGGGTGAGCCCCCAGGGGTAGCTGAGAAGGCAGCCAAGGCCTGCTCCAAGTCCTTCTCGCTGAAGCCCTGGCCACTCAGGTCCAGCTCCCGCAGACTGTGGCACCATTTGTGGGTCAGCAGGTGGCTGCCCTCTTTGGCCAGAGTCAGCCGGTCGGACATGCCATAGAGGCCCAGGTGAAGCTGTTGTAGCTCTGGAGACAAAGGGTGTTCACGAGCTGTGGGGCGGGCAGGGGGAGCCACACCCGTCCCACCTGGCCAGCACCCAGAGGAAGCGGACCCTGGCACGGCAGATCACACAGGCCAGCCGGTGTGATGCGGGCACAGCCTCGAAGATCCAGCAGGCGCAGACTCGGGGAGCCGTGGAGCAGGCGGCCCAGGGCCTCATCGCTCACAAAGTTGCAGGTGGAGCCGGCAAGGCAGAGCTCCTCGAGGCTGGGGAAGCCTGGGCCGGGAGCCGCCACTCGCCCGGCAGGCTTGGGCAGCCACATCAGGTTCAGCAGCCGCAGCACCTGGAGGAGTCCCAGGctgcagatggggagggagggtggcaggCGGGGGAGGCAGGCCATCAGGTACCAGCAGGTGGGAGAGGCGGGGCCTCAGTACCTGCAGCTGGGGGCAGCCCTTCTGCAGGGCCTCCACGGGCAGCTGGAGAGGAGTACTGTTGCGACTGATGCCGGTGCTCACCTCCAGGACCTGGAGCCGGGGGCAACAGCTGCCCTGCAGAGGGGTCACAGAGCGCAGGCTCAGCGGCCT
This region of Mustela erminea isolate mMusErm1 chromosome 16, mMusErm1.Pri, whole genome shotgun sequence genomic DNA includes:
- the TMEM249 gene encoding transmembrane protein 249, giving the protein MRGQVSYLKHLRKHLRLELAESLWGRNPGRAQPRPLPQLVLLFCLLKAFLKGSPGAFVVPRGRVRGLPTTSGGKPFQLWALGLFCTERHLAQRLKHDSFYPFTQQQPNVFVLEYYLDTLWKGALLFVVCLVLVSFGLVSQVLKQETWGFPACGVVVGLWLLISSLPRRRLVLNHTRGTYHFSIQGRTVCQGPMHLVYVRLALSSDAYGRCFFQLVLCGHQLEPLVLVQLSERYQQMEYLGRHIARKLNINYFDCLATSYRHVVRHWPLGATFSPGILQRKPGTYKRRSFQSYLDV